One genomic region from Yersinia canariae encodes:
- a CDS encoding TetR/AcrR family transcriptional regulator: MVRRTRAEMEETRATLLATARKVFCEYGYAETSMDDLTAQAGLTRGALYHHFGDKKGLLTAVVEQIDEEMDQRLQGISSNAADPWEGFCNRCRAYLEMALEPEFQRIVLRDAKAVLGGSSPESQRYCVESMRCLIRNLIQHGVVDDVDPEGLASLIYGSLAEAAFWIAEGDESETRLTKAITALNLLLRGLRCTD, translated from the coding sequence ATGGTTCGCCGAACCCGCGCTGAGATGGAAGAGACAAGAGCTACATTGTTAGCAACTGCCCGTAAGGTTTTTTGCGAATATGGCTACGCTGAAACCTCGATGGATGACCTGACTGCGCAAGCAGGGCTGACCCGTGGTGCGCTTTATCATCATTTTGGTGACAAAAAAGGATTGCTGACGGCAGTTGTGGAGCAGATCGATGAAGAGATGGATCAACGCCTACAGGGGATTTCCAGTAATGCAGCGGATCCGTGGGAGGGTTTTTGCAATCGCTGTCGGGCTTACCTCGAGATGGCGCTGGAACCTGAATTTCAGCGCATTGTGTTGCGTGATGCAAAAGCGGTACTGGGCGGTTCTTCACCTGAATCGCAACGTTATTGCGTGGAATCCATGCGGTGTCTGATTCGCAATCTGATTCAGCACGGTGTCGTTGATGACGTCGATCCGGAGGGATTGGCTTCGCTGATTTACGGTAGCCTGGCAGAAGCGGCATTCTGGATTGCCGAAGGTGATGAAAGCGAGACGCGGCTGACAAAAGCCATTACCGCGCTGAACCTGCTACTTCGCGGATTGCGATGTACTGACTGA
- a CDS encoding GNAT family N-acetyltransferase, with protein MSINVRTAQLSDIDGMFEVRTSVIENHLSREEMRQMGITEIVVADMIEKNHCAWVATENDKIIGFTMILPDEGCLFAAFVLPAYEGRGVGRRLVLLAEQELFKHHEIAWLETDKNSRAAKFYMQLGWGNETNINGTDIKLEKHRGI; from the coding sequence ATGAGTATCAATGTAAGAACAGCTCAACTTTCTGATATTGATGGTATGTTCGAAGTGAGAACATCGGTAATCGAGAATCATCTGAGTCGTGAAGAAATGCGGCAGATGGGGATTACCGAAATCGTCGTGGCCGATATGATTGAGAAGAATCATTGCGCATGGGTTGCGACTGAAAACGACAAAATCATCGGTTTTACAATGATTTTACCGGATGAAGGTTGTCTTTTTGCAGCCTTTGTTCTCCCGGCATATGAAGGCAGAGGTGTAGGTCGCAGGCTTGTTTTGCTAGCTGAGCAGGAATTATTCAAACATCATGAGATTGCTTGGCTGGAAACCGATAAAAATAGTCGCGCGGCGAAATTCTACATGCAACTGGGCTGGGGCAATGAAACAAATATTAACGGCACTGATATCAAATTAGAAAAACATCGCGGTATTTAA
- a CDS encoding IS30 family transposase, with protein MKRRTRIYYTPEQKAIIWDRYKQGDSLHDIARMFDRYHSSIMPTIHQTGGYRPPVRKRHRLALTLDEREEISRGLVAKLSIRDIAAKLSRAPSTISREVRRHGGARQYRAAKADTAAWENALRPKPCKLIESPTLCKIIAEKMHQDWSPEQIAGWLKRCYPDNQEMHVSHETIYKTLFIQTRGALKKELQQCLRSGRAVRRSRTSSLKGKGLGKIPNAIPISERPPEAADRAIPGHWEGDLIQGSKNSYIVTLVERHSRFVMLTKIRDNKTITVISALIRQARELPVELYKTLTWDRGAEMTSHTRFTVATDIQIYFCDPQSPWQRGSNENTNRLLRQYFPKGTDLSVHSQQRLNSVARQLNERPRKTLDYESPAERFNKCVASIS; from the coding sequence ATGAAACGAAGAACTCGCATTTACTACACGCCAGAACAAAAGGCGATTATCTGGGACAGATACAAGCAAGGTGATTCTCTGCATGATATCGCCAGAATGTTCGACAGATACCATTCTTCTATTATGCCCACTATCCATCAGACAGGTGGCTACCGTCCTCCCGTGCGAAAGCGGCATCGATTAGCGCTTACGCTTGATGAAAGAGAGGAGATATCCAGAGGACTGGTAGCAAAACTCAGTATCAGGGACATCGCTGCCAAATTATCAAGAGCACCCTCAACAATTAGCCGCGAGGTCAGGAGGCATGGAGGTGCCAGGCAATACCGTGCAGCAAAAGCCGATACTGCTGCGTGGGAAAATGCTCTGAGACCAAAACCTTGCAAGCTAATTGAAAGCCCCACATTGTGTAAAATCATTGCAGAGAAGATGCATCAGGACTGGTCGCCGGAACAGATCGCCGGTTGGCTGAAACGCTGTTATCCGGATAATCAGGAAATGCATGTGTCACACGAAACGATTTATAAAACGCTTTTTATACAAACCCGGGGGGCATTAAAAAAAGAGCTGCAGCAATGCCTCAGAAGCGGAAGAGCGGTTCGTAGATCCCGAACGTCATCACTTAAAGGGAAAGGATTAGGGAAAATCCCGAATGCGATACCTATCAGCGAAAGGCCACCGGAAGCCGCAGACAGAGCCATACCTGGTCACTGGGAAGGTGATCTGATCCAGGGCTCGAAAAACTCCTATATCGTCACCCTTGTAGAACGCCATTCCCGCTTTGTTATGTTGACCAAAATCAGGGACAACAAGACCATAACGGTTATATCTGCACTCATCAGACAAGCCCGGGAATTGCCTGTTGAGCTTTATAAAACATTAACCTGGGATCGGGGAGCTGAAATGACCAGCCACACCCGGTTTACTGTAGCAACAGACATCCAGATTTACTTCTGTGATCCTCAATCTCCCTGGCAACGTGGCTCAAATGAAAATACGAACAGGTTGCTCAGACAATATTTTCCAAAGGGAACTGACTTATCGGTTCACAGTCAGCAGAGACTGAACAGCGTTGCCAGACAGCTCAACGAAAGACCGAGAAAAACGCTAGACTATGAATCACCCGCAGAACGGTTCAATAAGTGTGTTGCGTCCATCAGTTGA